aatacttttaataaataaatttattaatcaattactttgcaaaaaaaattactttacaAAATATTAACATTGATTGATAATCTACACTAAGtcactataatttttttacaaaaacttatattattaatttaaatttattcattAGTAAACCGAGGTCATGTAAGACCTACGAGTAATGGAAGTATGTGTctagtaaattataattcaccATTCTCCTAATTTCGGAAAATAATCCAGAAATTTCTTTGCCACATGGTAGGATCTATAGTTGGTTTGGGACATCTTTCTCATATATCGGATTGCAAGAAGGAAGTCACTTCACATGGATTTATATTCGACTTGAAATACAACACATCAGCTAGCCAGACCAGACCAATCTACGCCCCGAGCCCCGTTTCCATTTTCTTACTTCATAAACCCGAAAATGGTTACAGATTTATCGAATAAATGGACCGCAAACACACATACATTGGAACATTACTTGTCAAAGAACACCCAAAAAGGAACAGGTTATaggaaaaagaagatgaagtACTGAGATAGTATCAAAAACCACCACAGTCGACATCGAAGTCGGCAGCATCCGACGCCATTTCGCCGAGCAGCAGTCCACCAACCATTCCTCCGACCAGCCCTGCTCCCAGGCCCATCCCAAActtgttcttcttttttggcTCCTGATACCCGTACCCAGGCGGTGGAGGTGGATATCCGTAGCCTGGTGGTGGAGGTGGATAGCCCCCGTTTGGCGGAGGATAGCCATACCCAGGCGGTGGTGGAGGGTATCCTGCCGCAGCTGGTGGCGGCGGGTAGCCTGCCGGAGGCGGAGCCGGGTACCCTGTCGGCGGGACTGGAGGGTATCCTGCTGGCGGAGTGACTTCATATTTGTAGGGGGCGCTGGGTCCGGCCTCGGCCGGGTAGGCTGTGATGGCTGGTGGTGGTGGTTGTTCTTGCCCTTTGACTACGTCGCCGAAATTGTAAGAGAAATGTAATTCGCCTTTGGGCTTCCCCGATGGTTTGCGCACCTAAATCAGATTCAGCTTTCAAGATGAGCCACCGATTGGTTCACTCAAAGTTCAATAATATCCGGTGAGAAAGTAACAAAGGCGTAACATGCTAAAAGTTTGACGAGAACTGTAACGCGTATATACGTCGTATTGGCGGTCCGAAAATTTGCTTTGGTTGAATGTGAATAATGCTACATATATCCCATCTAATCATAATTATATGTTGGCGATGAGAAAATAACGGAGGCATTCTTATCGTGAATTTCAGTATAGTATATCCGAATAGCTTCCATCTCACCGCATGTAAATTTGTACCTGATATGTCACGGTTCGCATCGACTTTTCATCCTCTTTGGCAGAGCTCAGGAGCTCCTTGATCGGCACGACCACCTCGCCGATATCCTTGTCCCCGAGGCTGCGGTCGCACCGGAGATTAAACACGAGAGCGAGCCCGCCCTCCTGGGCTGCTGACTCAATGATCGTGAACTTCATCGGGCAGTTCCAGGCTGGATTCTTGCCGCCGTCTCGGTCCACCTTGGTCTTGGCCTTCTGGCTGTTGTTGTATGGGTCGCCCGATATCGAGACGACCACGTACACGTCCATCTTCGAGAAGAGGTTCACATCCTTGATGTCCTTGGCGGAGATCACGTTGATGTCCAACGTCCGGTACTCCATAGCTTGGCGAACCTCTCCCTCAATGTCCGCTGCAATGAAAGAGATGAGGGGTGGGAATCTGACAGGATGGGATTGTATTGGTAATATATCAAGTCGCCAACAAAGTCCTCGTCAACGCTCCCAAGGATTAGAAAATTCTGGAATATTCTCCATTTTCCCTTGACTTGGGGCTAATTTCTGTTGGCTCCGTCAAGTTTACGTTTCTTATAAAAATCATCCTCCGTGTGATTCAATTTGTCTCAACATGATCCTCATAGTATTCGAATCTATGTCAATGTGAATTACATTGCCAACATTGTTGAGTGGGGTCAAAACACTGCAAGACATCCAACTAGACGACACTTTTAAGAAGGGGTATAAGGTAATGTATTAAGACCTTAGCAATCAAATATGAAGGTGGTTTTGGCGTTTCCAATAAAGATAATTGTAGTAACCTTTTAACGACGATAAACTCTAAGtatgttttttaaaaatgattgGAGATGTATTCTAATAAGATAGATTCAAGCATTTTATCAATGATGCGAAAaactaatattaattaatctgGAAATTGGTTAAAAATAGGTATGCCGTTAAGTTGAAAAGCTTGTCTCGAGCTTCTGAAAGTAAGGCAAATGTGAATGTTGATATATTTAACCATTTTGGAAATTAATATCAACAGCCCTGGGTCTCATTAAGAAGCATAGGCAGCACTAACGTGGATTGATTCAAGCGATTCGACGCTTGTTCTGCTTAAGTAAGGTCCCGTGTTCCAGTCGTTGTAAATGTAGAAAATACATGCTGAGAAAGTTTTATCATTTAGTAGACCGACCTTACTAGACTAAATTAGTTGGGACCTAATTGGGATTCTGGATATCAAAGctcacaccgaaaaaagaaacataGGGAGCAATCTTGGACAATTGAAACAGAGAGAAAATAGAGATAGGAAGTGAACTTCAGGGGGCAAATGGAAATCATCccattattatttaatttggaTGCCCTTTGGTTTGGTAAACTGTGGGTTGGTTAAGAGGTTAACCGCAGTTAGTGCCTTGGCAACTTCagattttcatttatttatttatctttgatttttatttttttatttatgagtcTTGTTACATGAAGTCTGCGCGAAATGAATTTCCCGTGCGTAGTTTATGAAGAGGTATACATATTGCATTTTCTGTTCTTTTTCCtcatgaagaggaagaagaaataaaGATCTAGTAGCATCCATTAGAATTGAACTGAAAAACCATCTTCACATCAAATCCCTTTTCAGATTGTTAATATTTTACGTATCAATTAATTAGTCTTTTACATCAAAAAACCAGTTTGGAGGTCTTTTTAGAAGATTCAAAATaaccaatttatatatatacatattcatctatttactaatttatttatatttataatttataaatagaaaaggTTTTGTTTTGTCTGAACCCTTCTGTCTCATTTATCGGTCAtctgaaaaattttaatagtagttatattctttttataatCGACCTTGGAATTCGAACACGATTAGGACTTTGACTTTTGAGTCTGGGACTTTAGTTGACATTGGAAGCCCAAGTCTAGAATGAGTTACGTAAGGCTTAACGTAAAAATTAATCTCGAGCCATGGTTGATTATGCCGAGGTCTTAATGATGGAGTTAGATATTTATGGAGACCCTACTTTTCCTATATTTAACGGTGACATTTTCAAAAATGCTGGAATGGACATTATATCATCCTGAGTAGTAtataatccaaaaaataacacagagagagagagacgttCGTTCCTTCGTACTATGGCTTCATAAGAATTAATTGCATTTCCTCGATGAGATATTATCATAAGGATCGTGTCATGCCCGACCTCCTATCTCGCACCGGGGTGGACGCTTTATAAAAATACACTCCAGCAATATAAGCCACTCCTGGAGACAATTGATTAAAAGCTAACCGGTGATTTGAGCAGAAAAAATAGTACCTTGTACCCGAACTGGTGGTTCgatatatatacttaatctTATTTTTGATAGGAGCGGTTGACACTTGAATGGTTAAGAATGCGTTTGGATTGAAAGtttagttgagttgagttttgattttaattggtttgtaatgattgtattgttgaattatgagaaaaagtgtgaaaaggtaataaataattgagagaaaataatgattaagtaattattatgttgttgaattgtgaaaaagtaataaatagttgagagaaattaatattaaaaattgaattgaatggttaaaaatattta
The sequence above is drawn from the Punica granatum isolate Tunisia-2019 chromosome 5, ASM765513v2, whole genome shotgun sequence genome and encodes:
- the LOC116206906 gene encoding protein SRC2-like, with translation MEYRTLDINVISAKDIKDVNLFSKMDVYVVVSISGDPYNNSQKAKTKVDRDGGKNPAWNCPMKFTIIESAAQEGGLALVFNLRCDRSLGDKDIGEVVVPIKELLSSAKEDEKSMRTVTYQVRKPSGKPKGELHFSYNFGDVVKGQEQPPPPAITAYPAEAGPSAPYKYEVTPPAGYPPVPPTGYPAPPPAGYPPPPAAAGYPPPPPGYGYPPPNGGYPPPPPGYGYPPPPPGYGYQEPKKKNKFGMGLGAGLVGGMVGGLLLGEMASDAADFDVDCGGF